The Croceicoccus marinus genome contains a region encoding:
- the leuA gene encoding 2-isopropylmalate synthase, whose translation MTMLQNPSVKYRPFPTVPLDNRQWPSRVIDKAPRWLSTDMRDGNQSLIDPMDAVKKNRFFDTLVKVGLKEIEVGFPAAGATEFDFIQNLVRAGRIPDDVMVQVLTQSREDLIRRSFESLEGAKQAIVHVYNAVSPAWRDIVFRMTKAEVREIAVAGAKVIRDEAGKRPGTDWHFEYSPETFSTAELDFSIECCEAVMQVLQPTPERPIILNLPATVEAATANIYADQIEYFCRNLPNRDSAVISLHTHNDRGTGVAAAELGLMAGADRIEGCLFGNGERTGNCCLVTMALNMYTQGVDPGLDFSDIDAVIETVEYCNQIPVHQRHPYGGELVFTAFSGSHQDAIKKGFEAHEQQNDELWRVPYLPIDPADLGRNYEAVIRVNSQSGKGGFAWVLEQDKGLKLPKRMQPHFSKAVQRMADETGRELNAADIWQAFRHEYHLSRPQHFQLVEYEEARAADGTRIFSGKVSVKGEERSVSGRGNGLISSVIATLRDSFDLALEVNDYSEHALNKGSDARAAAYVECVTPNGDTVWGVGIDEDVATASVRAILSAANGALDLQP comes from the coding sequence ATGACGATGTTGCAGAACCCCTCGGTCAAATACCGACCGTTTCCGACCGTGCCGCTGGACAACCGCCAGTGGCCCTCGCGCGTGATCGACAAGGCGCCGCGCTGGCTTTCCACCGATATGCGCGATGGCAACCAGTCGCTGATCGACCCGATGGATGCGGTGAAGAAGAACCGCTTCTTCGACACGCTGGTCAAGGTCGGGCTTAAGGAGATCGAGGTCGGCTTCCCCGCCGCCGGCGCGACCGAGTTCGATTTCATCCAGAACCTGGTGCGTGCGGGCCGGATTCCGGACGACGTGATGGTGCAGGTCCTGACGCAGAGCCGCGAAGACCTGATCCGCCGCAGCTTCGAGAGCCTGGAAGGCGCGAAGCAGGCCATCGTCCATGTCTATAACGCGGTCAGCCCGGCGTGGCGCGACATCGTGTTCCGCATGACCAAGGCCGAGGTGCGCGAAATCGCGGTCGCGGGCGCCAAGGTCATCCGCGACGAGGCCGGCAAGCGCCCCGGAACCGACTGGCATTTCGAATACTCGCCCGAGACGTTCTCGACCGCCGAACTCGATTTCTCGATCGAGTGCTGCGAGGCAGTGATGCAGGTCCTGCAGCCCACGCCCGAACGCCCGATCATCCTGAACCTGCCCGCCACGGTCGAGGCGGCGACGGCCAATATCTACGCCGACCAGATCGAGTATTTCTGCCGCAACCTGCCGAACCGCGACAGCGCGGTGATCTCTCTGCACACGCATAACGACCGGGGCACCGGGGTCGCGGCGGCGGAACTGGGCCTGATGGCGGGCGCGGACCGGATCGAGGGATGCCTGTTCGGCAATGGCGAACGGACGGGCAATTGCTGCCTCGTCACCATGGCGCTCAACATGTACACGCAGGGGGTCGATCCGGGCCTCGATTTCTCGGACATCGACGCGGTGATCGAGACGGTGGAATATTGCAACCAGATCCCCGTCCACCAGCGCCATCCCTATGGCGGTGAGCTTGTGTTCACAGCCTTTTCAGGCAGCCACCAGGACGCCATCAAGAAGGGGTTCGAGGCGCACGAGCAGCAGAACGACGAGCTGTGGCGCGTGCCCTATCTGCCGATCGATCCCGCGGACCTGGGCCGCAATTACGAGGCGGTGATCCGCGTCAATTCCCAGTCCGGCAAGGGCGGTTTCGCCTGGGTGCTCGAACAGGACAAGGGCCTGAAGCTGCCCAAGCGCATGCAGCCGCATTTCTCGAAAGCGGTGCAGCGCATGGCCGACGAGACCGGCCGCGAGCTGAATGCCGCGGATATTTGGCAGGCGTTCCGCCACGAATATCACCTGTCGCGCCCCCAGCACTTCCAGCTGGTCGAATATGAGGAAGCGCGCGCCGCCGATGGCACGCGCATCTTTAGCGGCAAGGTTTCGGTCAAGGGCGAGGAGCGGTCGGTATCGGGGCGCGGCAACGGCCTGATCAGTTCGGTCATCGCGACGCTGCGCGACAGTTTCGACCTGGCGCTGGAAGTGAACGATTATTCCGAGCACGCGCTGAACAAGGGATCGGATGCGCGGGCCGCCGCCTATGTCGAATGCGTCACGCCGAATGGAGACACGGTGTGGGGAGTGGGCATCGACGAGGACGTGGCGACCGCCAGCGTTCGCGCCATACTGAGCGCGGCCAATGGCGCGCTGGACCTGCAACCGTGA
- a CDS encoding lasso peptide biosynthesis B2 protein, whose product MIERACHDNHLWMTRNRSRLLTLEALALLPLARLLVDRVPLKFWRGSLGAIVSKDLLGNPATGREADRRLPSALARRVERAAAIVPFHTKCLPRAVTLHWMLRRRGIAALLVIARRRGENPSPDFYHAWVETGGDMLIGHCERSLYIPLMVITNKAAPGALRAER is encoded by the coding sequence TTGATTGAACGCGCTTGCCATGACAATCATCTGTGGATGACGCGGAACCGATCACGGCTGCTTACGCTGGAAGCGCTGGCGCTGCTGCCGCTGGCGCGATTGCTGGTCGATCGCGTTCCCCTGAAATTCTGGCGCGGCAGTCTGGGAGCGATTGTTTCCAAGGACTTGCTGGGCAATCCTGCGACCGGGCGGGAAGCGGACAGGCGGCTTCCGTCCGCCCTCGCCCGCCGGGTGGAACGCGCCGCTGCCATCGTGCCCTTTCACACAAAGTGCCTGCCACGCGCCGTGACCTTGCACTGGATGCTGAGGCGCAGAGGCATTGCAGCCCTCCTCGTCATTGCGCGGCGGAGGGGCGAGAATCCTTCGCCGGACTTCTATCATGCGTGGGTGGAAACCGGCGGTGACATGCTGATCGGTCATTGCGAGCGGTCGCTTTATATCCCGCTGATGGTCATCACGAACAAGGCCGCGCCTGGTGCGCTGCGCGCGGAGCGCTAG
- a CDS encoding flavodoxin family protein gives MPNNSAADNGGAAHGLLIVWHSRTGGSRAMAQAAHDGARQHEPGIACDLVRAEVAVPSHLLEAGALLFVCPENLAALSGMMKEFFDRCYYPVLGRIEGKPYATAIAAGSDGENATRQIDRIATGWRLRRVADPLICNFGAQTAEEIMADKHLSPADRQRCAELGGALAAGLAMGVY, from the coding sequence ATGCCGAACAACAGCGCAGCAGACAACGGCGGCGCGGCGCACGGGCTGCTGATCGTCTGGCACTCGCGAACCGGCGGTTCGCGGGCGATGGCGCAGGCGGCCCACGACGGCGCCAGACAGCATGAACCGGGCATCGCCTGCGACCTCGTCCGCGCCGAGGTTGCCGTGCCGAGCCATTTGCTGGAAGCCGGGGCGCTGCTGTTCGTCTGCCCCGAAAACCTCGCCGCCCTTTCGGGCATGATGAAGGAGTTCTTCGACCGCTGCTATTACCCGGTGCTCGGCCGGATCGAGGGCAAGCCTTATGCGACCGCGATCGCGGCCGGTTCGGACGGCGAGAATGCGACCCGCCAGATCGACCGCATCGCGACCGGCTGGCGGCTGCGGCGCGTCGCCGATCCGCTCATCTGCAATTTCGGCGCCCAGACCGCAGAGGAAATCATGGCCGACAAGCATCTTTCCCCTGCCGATCGACAGCGCTGCGCGGAACTGGGCGGAGCGCTTGCTGCAGGTCTTGCGATGGGCGTGTATTAA
- a CDS encoding asparagine synthase family protein has protein sequence MGALLIAAAADLGDGGWCSQDGGASRDRIANSLGLGLGGPVGSAIAPGALLFARPPLRDAPPARLGARPRPWSAHVGPDGARVLFAGELQDREALLARLPAAPAGKGDDALYAAALAHLGSECDRFINGHYAAIAWYPEQRRLRLVRAPLDAPPLHYWQDGKRIVAASTPRAAIAAGADPAVDEEHLADALFLNFRDARRGWFCGIHRVAAGEVVEIGPGGVTRRQYWKVEDMPAVRFARDSDYVDAVEHAMRNALRETAAEFDRPAVQLSGGLDSQAVASFAMKVLPKDTPLKAYCWVPQDGYQALPWPGAHGDETAHASAFAAMHPAVDLELVDTGDLPLDHQEETFFLLAGLAPMGAGNMHWGHEILRRAAAAGHGVVLDGHYGNNGFSYDGLTGPATWLRQGRPGRAWREVRRRGGKGSDARRFLSQAVMPHLPIRLRRKLRGMRGRALDPFDSWCPMRRDYAERAGVLERSASAGHDPLFLDLASSREWRAATLAGGQGDGADTRLALELLHGVPMRSPLAYRPLFELTAGIPDEQYLRDGETRWLARRLLKGRVPEQVRTERRLGIQSSDWPVRWGREREAIMAELERLSRDPAVADMLDLPRLQRWMREWSGENSVGGLESARIFCAAGRGLTAARYLRFQARGNG, from the coding sequence ATGGGCGCCCTGCTTATCGCTGCCGCGGCCGATCTGGGCGACGGCGGCTGGTGCTCGCAGGATGGCGGCGCATCGCGTGACCGGATCGCGAATTCGCTGGGCCTGGGGCTTGGCGGGCCGGTCGGTTCGGCGATCGCGCCCGGCGCGTTGCTGTTCGCACGCCCTCCGCTAAGGGACGCGCCGCCTGCCCGCCTTGGGGCGCGCCCGCGGCCCTGGAGCGCGCATGTCGGACCGGACGGCGCCCGCGTCCTGTTCGCCGGAGAATTGCAGGACCGCGAGGCCCTGTTGGCGCGTCTTCCCGCTGCGCCGGCGGGAAAGGGCGACGATGCGCTTTACGCAGCTGCCCTTGCCCACCTGGGCAGCGAGTGCGATCGCTTCATCAATGGCCATTATGCCGCGATAGCCTGGTATCCCGAACAGCGCCGGCTTAGACTGGTGCGCGCGCCGCTGGATGCGCCGCCGCTGCATTACTGGCAGGACGGCAAGCGTATCGTGGCCGCATCGACGCCGCGCGCGGCCATCGCTGCGGGGGCCGACCCCGCGGTGGACGAGGAGCATCTTGCCGACGCCCTGTTCCTGAACTTCCGCGATGCGCGGCGGGGGTGGTTCTGCGGCATCCACCGTGTCGCTGCGGGAGAGGTCGTGGAGATCGGCCCCGGCGGCGTCACTCGCAGGCAGTACTGGAAGGTGGAGGATATGCCCGCCGTCCGCTTCGCGCGGGACAGCGACTATGTCGATGCGGTCGAGCACGCGATGCGCAACGCCCTGCGCGAAACGGCTGCAGAGTTCGACAGGCCGGCGGTGCAGCTTTCGGGCGGGCTGGATTCGCAGGCGGTCGCCAGCTTCGCGATGAAGGTGCTGCCTAAGGACACGCCGCTGAAAGCCTATTGCTGGGTGCCGCAGGACGGCTACCAGGCGCTGCCATGGCCGGGCGCCCATGGCGACGAGACCGCCCACGCCTCGGCCTTTGCCGCGATGCATCCGGCGGTCGATTTGGAACTGGTCGACACGGGCGATCTGCCGCTGGATCACCAGGAGGAGACATTCTTCCTGCTGGCCGGGCTAGCCCCGATGGGCGCGGGCAATATGCATTGGGGGCACGAGATCCTGCGCCGCGCCGCCGCGGCGGGACATGGCGTGGTGCTGGACGGGCATTACGGGAACAATGGCTTCAGCTATGACGGGCTGACCGGGCCGGCCACCTGGCTGCGGCAGGGAAGACCTGGCCGTGCCTGGCGCGAAGTCAGGCGGCGCGGCGGCAAGGGTTCGGATGCGCGCCGTTTCCTGAGCCAGGCGGTCATGCCGCATTTGCCCATCCGGCTTCGCCGCAAGCTGCGCGGGATGCGCGGGCGCGCGCTCGATCCCTTCGACAGCTGGTGCCCGATGCGCCGCGATTATGCCGAGCGGGCGGGCGTGCTGGAACGCAGCGCCTCGGCGGGGCACGACCCGCTGTTCCTGGATCTTGCGAGTTCGCGCGAATGGCGCGCGGCCACTTTGGCGGGCGGACAGGGCGACGGGGCCGATACGAGGCTGGCTCTGGAACTGCTGCATGGTGTGCCGATGCGTTCACCCCTCGCCTATCGCCCTCTGTTCGAGCTGACCGCCGGCATTCCCGACGAACAATATCTGCGCGATGGCGAGACGCGCTGGCTGGCGCGGCGCCTGCTGAAGGGGCGGGTGCCGGAACAGGTCCGCACCGAACGGCGCCTGGGCATCCAGAGTAGCGACTGGCCAGTGCGCTGGGGGCGCGAGCGCGAGGCGATCATGGCAGAGCTTGAGCGCCTGTCACGCGATCCTGCCGTCGCCGACATGCTCGATCTGCCGCGGCTGCAGCGATGGATGCGCGAGTGGTCGGGCGAGAATTCGGTCGGCGGGCTGGAAAGCGCGCGTATCTTCTGTGCGGCCGGCCGCGGATTGACCGCGGCACGCTATCTTCGGTTCCAGGCGCGCGGCAATGGCTGA
- a CDS encoding YceI family protein, with translation MKFNLKTKLAAAALASAALAAPVIAQDDASTLPGQMDVSRITAGTYTADSLHTLVGFRVNHFGFNDYFGIFGGVEGTLQIDPSNLSAASVDVTIPVADVTVAAEGLKDHLLRAGGDGGEPDFFGPSPAPARFQSTSVALTGETTANIAGNLTLNGVTRPVVVAARFTGAGANPMNSKLTVGFEGTTTIQRSNFGIDTFVPMVSDQVELDITAAFEKQ, from the coding sequence ATGAAATTCAACCTTAAGACCAAGCTCGCCGCAGCGGCACTCGCCAGCGCCGCGCTTGCCGCGCCTGTCATCGCGCAGGACGACGCGTCGACCCTTCCCGGCCAGATGGATGTGTCGCGCATCACCGCCGGCACCTATACCGCCGATTCCTTGCATACGCTGGTAGGTTTCCGTGTCAACCATTTCGGTTTCAACGATTATTTCGGCATCTTCGGCGGTGTCGAGGGCACGCTGCAGATCGATCCGTCGAACCTGTCGGCGGCAAGCGTGGACGTCACCATCCCCGTGGCCGACGTGACCGTCGCGGCCGAGGGACTGAAGGACCATCTGCTGCGCGCCGGTGGAGACGGCGGCGAACCCGATTTCTTCGGCCCCAGCCCCGCCCCCGCCCGCTTCCAGTCCACCTCGGTCGCGCTGACCGGTGAGACGACTGCCAATATCGCCGGCAATCTGACGCTGAACGGCGTAACCCGGCCGGTCGTCGTTGCCGCCCGCTTCACCGGCGCTGGTGCCAATCCCATGAACAGCAAGCTGACCGTCGGCTTCGAGGGGACCACGACGATCCAGCGGTCGAACTTCGGGATCGACACGTTCGTCCCGATGGTGTCCGATCAGGTCGAACTGGACATCACCGCGGCATTCGAGAAGCAGTAA
- a CDS encoding IS630 family transposase (programmed frameshift) — MAAAIEVRSDYTSADLRQFARRSVDADQVRRLLAIALILDGGNRSEAAKIAGVTLQIVRDWVLRFNEGGPDGLVTRKAPGRASILNDDQRARLAEIVEAGPIPAAHGVVRWRLYDLAQWIWDEFELSVTRHTLGRELRAMGYRKLSARPRHRGQKSDDIADFKKGFVARLAQIRGRLPRGTPIELWWQDEARVGQQTKLTRRWAKRGTRPSAPKDQRRSSAWLFGAICPAEGKAAGIVMPRCNSEAMSMHLEEIAFHVAPGAHAVLLLDQAGWHGSAELVVPANITLMPLPPRCPELNPVENVWQFMRDNWLSNRIFKSYDDIVDHCCFAWNKLVDQPWRIMSIGMRQWAHGY; from the exons ATGGCGGCAGCGATTGAGGTTCGATCTGACTACACATCGGCGGATTTGCGCCAGTTTGCGCGACGAAGTGTCGATGCGGATCAAGTCCGACGCCTATTGGCCATTGCGCTGATTCTGGACGGCGGGAACCGCAGCGAAGCGGCGAAGATTGCCGGCGTGACGCTGCAGATCGTGCGCGACTGGGTTCTGCGCTTCAACGAGGGTGGCCCCGACGGTCTGGTAACGCGCAAGGCTCCGGGGCGGGCTTCGATCTTGAATGACGATCAGCGCGCCCGGCTTGCCGAGATCGTCGAGGCGGGCCCGATCCCCGCAGCGCATGGCGTGGTGCGCTGGCGATTGTACGATCTGGCGCAGTGGATCTGGGACGAGTTCGAGCTTTCGGTCACGCGCCACACCCTCGGGCGCGAACTGCGCGCGATGGGTTATCGCAAGCTCTCGGCCCGGCCACGCCATCGCGGCCAGAAGAGCGACGACATTGCCGATTTTAAAAAAG GTTTCGTCGCCCGTCTGGCGCAAATCAGGGGGCGGCTTCCGAGAGGAACGCCGATAGAGCTGTGGTGGCAAGACGAGGCTCGCGTCGGCCAGCAGACCAAGCTCACCCGGCGCTGGGCGAAGCGCGGAACGCGGCCATCAGCGCCAAAGGACCAGCGTCGCTCCTCGGCCTGGCTGTTCGGTGCGATCTGCCCCGCCGAAGGCAAGGCCGCCGGCATCGTCATGCCTCGTTGCAACAGCGAGGCGATGAGCATGCATCTCGAGGAGATCGCCTTCCATGTCGCGCCAGGTGCGCATGCGGTCCTTCTGCTCGATCAGGCCGGATGGCACGGATCGGCCGAGCTGGTCGTGCCTGCCAACATTACCCTGATGCCGCTGCCGCCACGATGTCCGGAGCTCAACCCGGTCGAGAACGTCTGGCAGTTCATGCGCGACAACTGGCTGTCGAACCGCATCTTCAAATCCTACGACGATATCGTCGACCACTGCTGCTTCGCCTGGAACAAGCTCGTCGATCAGCCGTGGCGCATCATGTCCATCGGAATGCGCCAATGGGCGCATGGGTACTGA
- a CDS encoding PqqD family protein, whose protein sequence is MASRTVVKISERYEASPIDDELLLIDVDTGKFFALKDVGLRIWDLLDTEDDLDGIARILCDEYEVAAQQARAGVEDFTASLVDAGFARFV, encoded by the coding sequence ATGGCATCCCGCACAGTCGTCAAGATTTCCGAACGCTATGAAGCCAGCCCGATCGACGATGAGCTTCTGCTTATCGATGTCGATACCGGCAAGTTCTTCGCGTTGAAGGATGTCGGGCTTCGGATCTGGGATCTCCTCGATACGGAAGACGATCTTGACGGCATCGCGCGCATCCTGTGCGATGAATACGAGGTCGCTGCGCAGCAGGCCCGCGCTGGCGTGGAGGATTTTACCGCAAGCCTTGTCGATGCGGGTTTCGCCCGCTTCGTCTGA
- a CDS encoding AHH domain-containing protein — translation MPFRSVNKRGAPGYSPGWQRHHLLPRQLLSCQGLDRFFSALVPKGLGFENFGANGVLLPATERLALRHGLPLHRGPHRIYNELVLERVAAIEMSWSQSWKKGRTQGGPDKDRSARQRADAEALERMALLQRALKRRLLTSSGSPLILNRKDPIGSDVDFSHLDAMAEQLWRDTRPFC, via the coding sequence ATGCCGTTCAGGTCGGTCAACAAGCGGGGCGCGCCCGGGTATTCCCCGGGCTGGCAGCGACACCATCTGCTGCCCCGGCAACTCCTCTCTTGCCAAGGTCTGGATCGATTCTTTTCGGCACTTGTTCCGAAAGGATTGGGGTTTGAAAATTTCGGGGCCAACGGGGTCCTTCTGCCAGCTACGGAAAGGCTGGCGCTCAGGCATGGCTTGCCGCTGCACCGCGGTCCTCATCGCATTTACAATGAACTGGTGCTGGAAAGGGTCGCTGCGATCGAGATGTCTTGGTCACAGTCTTGGAAGAAGGGGCGAACGCAGGGTGGTCCAGACAAGGACCGGTCGGCCAGGCAGCGTGCCGATGCCGAAGCGCTTGAGCGGATGGCCCTGCTTCAGCGCGCTCTGAAGCGCCGGCTGCTGACTTCGTCCGGTAGCCCGCTGATCCTGAACCGCAAGGATCCCATCGGCAGCGACGTCGATTTCTCGCACCTCGACGCGATGGCCGAACAATTGTGGCGGGATACGCGCCCGTTCTGCTGA
- the ilvC gene encoding ketol-acid reductoisomerase, whose translation MKVYYDADCDINLVTDKKIAIVGYGSQGHAHAQNLRDSGVKNVAIALREGSATRRKAEGAGFKVMTNSEAAEWADILMILAPDEHQAAIYNDDIAGRMKPGSALAFAHGLNVHFGLIEPPTDIDVIMIAPKGPGHTVRSEYQRGGGVPCLIAIHQDATGNAHDVALAYASGVGGGRSGIIETNFKEECETDLFGEQAVLCGGITHLIQAGFETLVEAGYAPEMAYFECLHETKLIVDLLYEGGIANMRYSISNTAEYGDIKTGPRIITHETKAEMKRVLADIQSGRFVKDFVLDNRAGQPELKASRKAAEAHPIEQTGAKLRAMMPWIGANKLVDKEKN comes from the coding sequence GTGAAGGTTTATTACGACGCCGATTGCGACATCAATCTGGTGACCGACAAGAAGATCGCCATCGTTGGCTATGGCAGCCAGGGCCATGCCCATGCGCAGAACCTGCGCGACAGCGGCGTGAAGAATGTCGCCATCGCGCTGCGTGAGGGTTCCGCCACGCGCAGGAAGGCGGAAGGCGCCGGCTTCAAGGTGATGACCAATTCGGAAGCTGCCGAATGGGCCGACATCCTGATGATCCTGGCCCCCGACGAGCATCAGGCGGCGATCTACAACGACGACATCGCGGGCCGGATGAAGCCGGGCAGCGCGCTGGCATTCGCGCACGGGCTGAACGTCCACTTCGGCCTGATCGAGCCGCCTACGGACATCGACGTCATCATGATCGCCCCCAAGGGCCCCGGGCACACGGTGCGCAGCGAATATCAGCGCGGCGGCGGCGTGCCCTGCCTGATCGCGATCCACCAGGATGCGACCGGCAATGCGCATGACGTGGCGCTGGCCTATGCCAGCGGCGTCGGCGGCGGCCGTTCGGGCATCATCGAGACGAACTTCAAGGAAGAATGCGAAACCGACCTGTTCGGCGAGCAGGCAGTTCTGTGCGGCGGCATCACCCATTTGATCCAGGCGGGTTTCGAAACGCTGGTCGAAGCGGGCTATGCCCCGGAAATGGCCTATTTTGAATGCCTGCACGAGACGAAGCTGATCGTGGACCTGCTGTATGAAGGCGGGATCGCCAACATGCGCTACTCGATCTCGAACACCGCCGAATATGGCGATATCAAGACCGGGCCGCGCATCATCACCCATGAGACCAAGGCCGAGATGAAGCGCGTGCTGGCCGACATCCAGTCGGGCCGCTTCGTGAAGGACTTCGTGCTCGACAACCGTGCGGGTCAGCCCGAGCTGAAGGCGAGCCGCAAGGCCGCCGAAGCGCACCCGATCGAGCAGACCGGCGCGAAGCTGCGCGCCATGATGCCGTGGATCGGCGCGAACAAGCTGGTCGACAAGGAAAAGAACTGA
- the recJ gene encoding single-stranded-DNA-specific exonuclease RecJ — protein sequence MAVRIEERNIKGYVCNVASSLSGRAWHWRGGNMALGEVLGGASGAGLLRQLLLSRGVAHHDVERQMQPTMRAFLPDPSIFADMDSAAERLAQAVLGGEAITIYGDYDVDGATSAALLIRLLRQLDSDPGHYIPDRLLEGYGPTGESLVQLAQTGSSLIVTVDCGAMAHEALAAAADVGVDVIVVDHHKCSSDLPRAAALVNPNRLDSSDDAAAHGHLAAVGVAFLLGIALIRVLRREGFFAARPEPDLMALLDLVALGTVADVAALHGLNRAFVAQGLKIMARRRNVGIAALMDAGRVTRAPQASDLGFALGPRINAAGRIGDSSLGVRLLTTEDAAEARDIAAMLDRLNEERRAIEAAVQEAAEAQLHAQHNRSVLVLAGRGWHPGVIGIVAGRIKEKTNKPVFVIAIDEDTGGEMLQGKGSGRSISGVDLGAAVIAAREHGLLVKGGGHAMAAGLTIEEARIEHFRDWLEERLGRDVERAMADRALTLDLSLTPRGLQPQLVEQLDAAGPYGVGWPAPRVAVGPVTLIKADVVGQGHVRLIAAGQDGARFKAIAFRAEESEMGQTLLHGSRGRRLWLAGRAKIDDWGSTPAAELMLEDAAFAD from the coding sequence ATGGCTGTCAGGATCGAAGAACGCAATATCAAGGGCTATGTCTGCAACGTGGCCTCCTCGCTTTCAGGGCGGGCGTGGCACTGGCGCGGCGGGAACATGGCGCTGGGCGAGGTATTGGGCGGGGCATCGGGCGCGGGCCTGCTGCGCCAATTGCTGCTGTCGCGCGGCGTCGCGCACCATGATGTCGAACGGCAGATGCAGCCGACGATGCGGGCGTTCCTGCCCGACCCCTCGATCTTCGCCGACATGGACAGCGCCGCCGAACGGCTGGCCCAGGCGGTCCTGGGGGGCGAGGCGATCACGATCTATGGCGATTACGACGTCGATGGGGCGACGAGCGCGGCCCTGCTGATCCGGCTGCTGCGCCAGCTGGATTCCGATCCGGGACATTACATCCCCGACCGCCTGCTGGAAGGTTACGGGCCCACCGGCGAATCGCTTGTCCAGCTGGCCCAGACCGGATCGAGCCTGATCGTGACGGTCGATTGCGGCGCGATGGCGCATGAGGCGCTGGCCGCCGCGGCGGACGTGGGCGTCGACGTGATCGTGGTCGATCACCACAAATGTTCCAGCGACCTGCCGCGCGCTGCCGCACTGGTGAACCCCAACCGGCTTGATTCAAGCGACGATGCCGCCGCGCACGGCCATCTGGCGGCAGTCGGCGTGGCGTTCCTGCTGGGGATCGCGCTTATCCGCGTCCTGCGGCGCGAAGGGTTCTTCGCCGCACGGCCGGAGCCCGACCTGATGGCGCTGCTCGACCTGGTGGCGCTGGGAACGGTGGCGGATGTGGCGGCGCTGCACGGGCTGAACCGGGCGTTCGTGGCGCAGGGACTGAAGATCATGGCGCGCAGGCGAAATGTCGGCATCGCGGCGCTGATGGATGCGGGCCGCGTCACGCGCGCACCGCAGGCGAGCGACCTGGGCTTTGCACTGGGCCCGCGCATCAATGCGGCGGGGCGGATCGGCGATTCCAGCCTCGGCGTCCGCCTGCTGACGACCGAGGATGCCGCCGAAGCGCGCGACATCGCGGCGATGCTTGACCGGCTGAACGAGGAACGGCGCGCGATCGAGGCGGCGGTGCAGGAGGCGGCGGAGGCGCAGCTTCATGCGCAGCACAACCGGTCGGTGCTGGTGCTGGCGGGGCGCGGCTGGCATCCCGGGGTGATCGGCATCGTGGCGGGGCGCATAAAGGAAAAGACGAACAAGCCCGTGTTCGTCATCGCCATCGACGAGGACACCGGCGGCGAAATGCTGCAGGGCAAGGGATCGGGCCGGTCCATCAGCGGGGTCGACCTGGGCGCAGCGGTGATCGCGGCGCGCGAGCATGGCCTGCTGGTCAAAGGCGGGGGGCACGCGATGGCGGCGGGGCTGACCATCGAGGAAGCGCGGATCGAGCATTTCCGCGACTGGCTGGAGGAAAGGCTGGGCCGCGATGTCGAGCGTGCGATGGCAGACCGCGCGCTGACGCTAGACCTTTCGCTGACGCCGCGCGGGCTGCAGCCGCAGCTGGTCGAGCAGCTGGACGCGGCGGGTCCCTATGGCGTCGGATGGCCCGCTCCGCGCGTGGCGGTGGGGCCGGTCACGCTTATCAAGGCCGATGTGGTCGGCCAGGGCCATGTGCGCCTGATCGCGGCGGGACAGGATGGCGCGCGCTTCAAGGCAATCGCCTTCCGCGCTGAAGAGAGCGAGATGGGACAGACCCTGCTGCACGGGTCGCGTGGGCGCAGGCTGTGGCTGGCGGGCCGCGCCAAGATCGACGACTGGGGCAGCACGCCCGCTGCCGAGCTGATGCTGGAAGATGCCGCCTTCGCCGATTGA
- the ilvN gene encoding acetolactate synthase small subunit yields MHIQHREQERHVLAVTVDNDPGILAKIAGLFTARGYNIDSLTVADITENHRVSRITIVTHGPPRVIDQIHAQLERLVPVHKVVDLTEQGPHVERELALVKVAGKGDNRVEALRLADVYRAKVVDSTTQSFIFEITGAPEKIDSFVALMRELGLVEVGRTGIVGMMRGPNGV; encoded by the coding sequence ATGCATATCCAGCACAGGGAACAGGAACGGCACGTCCTGGCCGTCACCGTCGACAACGATCCGGGCATCCTCGCGAAGATAGCGGGGCTGTTCACCGCGCGCGGTTACAATATCGACTCGCTGACCGTGGCCGATATTACCGAGAACCACCGCGTGTCGCGCATCACCATCGTCACCCACGGGCCGCCGCGGGTGATCGACCAGATCCATGCGCAGCTTGAACGGCTGGTGCCGGTCCACAAGGTCGTCGACCTGACCGAACAGGGCCCACATGTGGAGCGGGAGCTGGCGTTGGTGAAGGTCGCCGGCAAGGGCGACAACCGGGTCGAGGCGCTGCGCCTTGCCGACGTCTACCGCGCCAAGGTGGTGGATTCGACCACGCAGAGCTTCATCTTCGAGATCACCGGCGCGCCGGAGAAGATCGACAGCTTCGTGGCCCTCATGCGCGAACTGGGTCTGGTCGAAGTGGGCCGGACCGGGATCGTGGGCATGATGCGCGGGCCGAACGGCGTCTGA